The following coding sequences lie in one Rutidosis leptorrhynchoides isolate AG116_Rl617_1_P2 chromosome 4, CSIRO_AGI_Rlap_v1, whole genome shotgun sequence genomic window:
- the LOC139843288 gene encoding transcription factor MYB17-like yields the protein MGRLACCEKSEVKKGAWAPEEDKLLVDYITKNGHGTWRSFPKLAGLRRCGKSCRLRWTNYLRPDIKRGAFSVEEDQTIFQLHSLLGNKWAAIASRLPGRTDNEIKNYWNSHLRKRIPYKSTELQASSASMSADTKSNTLSTTNMVERESARVEPDARLSMDTIHLSPPTGLPDNDYILGAWNSEASEVFQKSKEVNSVIKVESDYNVVTMQVEPTFADQRCKVEPEEATDIGSYSHDSYNADKSSDITLDLLLDFPNDCEYLQYLKGDSDDDSGST from the exons atGGGGAGATTAGCATGTTGTGAAAAAAGTGAAGTAAAAAAAGGTGCTTGGGCTCCTGAAGAAGATAAATTGCTTGTTGATTACATCACTAAAAATGGTCATGGAACTTGGAGATCTTTCCCTAAGCTTGCAg GTCTTCGACGATGCGGAAAAAGTTGTCGACTTAGGTGGACAAACTATCTTCGGCCAGACATTAAACGAGGTGCTTTTAGTGTTGAAGAAGATCAAACCATCTTCCAGCTGCATAGCTTGCTCGGTAACAA GTGGGCAGCCATAGCATCACGGCTGCCAGGAAGAACGGACAACGAGATAAAGAACTACTGGAATTCCCATTTAAGGAAACGCATCCCCTACAAAAGCACTGAGCTCCAAGCCAGCTCAGCGTCCATGTCAGCAGATACAAAGTCAAACACATTGTCAACCACCAACATGGTTGAACGGGAGAGCGCCAGGGTGGAACCTGACGCCAGGCTGTCAATGGATACGATTCATCTCAGCCCACCAACAGGCCTTCCGGATAACGACTACATTCTTGGTGCATGGAATTCAGAAGCtagtgaagtatttcaaaagtcaaAGGAAGTCAACAGTGTTATAAAAGTCGAATCAGATTATAATGTGGTCACAATGCAAGTGGAGCCCACATTTGCTGATCAAAGATGTAAGGTTGAACCCGAAGAGGCAACAGATATCGGTTCCTACTCTCATGACTCGTATAACGCAGATAAATCATCAGACATAACACTCGATCTGCTTCTTGATTTTCCGAATGATTGTGAATATCTACAATATCTAAAAGGCGATTCAGATGATGATTCCGGTTCTACTTGA
- the LOC139840796 gene encoding remorin-like produces MTSNYLIIMSESGEPCDQEKLAEGSAHRDAVLARVATEKKDALIKAWEESERSKVENRAQKQLAAIGAWENSKKAELEAQLKKMEEKLEKKKARYTEKLKNKIARLHKSAEEKRAITEAKRGEGLLKAEEFGVKCRVNGITPKKLMRWFSN; encoded by the exons atgaCTTCTAACTATTTGATTATTATGTCAGAATCAGGAGAGCCTTGTGATCAAGAGAAACTTGCTGAGGGGTCTGCACACAGAG ATGCTGTACTTGCTCGCGTTGCAACGGAGAAGAAAGATGCACTCATCAAAGCATGGGAAGAAAGTGAAAGATCTAAAGTAGAGAACAG AGCCCAAAAACAGCTAGCTGCCATTGGAGCATGGGAGAACAGCAAGAAAGCAGAACTGGAAGCTCAATTAAAAAAAATGGAG GAGAAGCTGGAGAAAAAGAAGGCTAGATACACAGAGAAATTGAAGAACAAAATAGCGCGCCTGCACAAGTCAGCAGAAGAAAAAAGGGCAATTACAGAAGCAAAACGCGGGGAAGGTCTTTTAAAAGCCGAAGAATTTGGCGTTAAATGTCGCGTTAATGGAATCACCCCAAAGAAACTAATGAGATGGTTTTCAAACTAG
- the LOC139839908 gene encoding actin-depolymerizing factor 7-like produces the protein MANAASGMAVDDECKLKFLELKAKRNYRFIIFKIEEQKVIVEKVGSPDESYENFTNSLPINECRYAVYDFDFTTDENCQKSKIFFIAWAPDTSKVRAKMVYASSKDRFKRELDGIQVELQATDPSEMSLDIVKGRAI, from the exons ATG GCAAACGCTGCGTCTGGAATGGCTGTGGATGATGAATGTAAGTTGAAGTTTTTGGAGCTAAAAGCGAAACGAAACTACCGATTCATTATTTTCAAGATCGAAGAACAAAAAGTGATTGTTGAAAAGGTTGGAAGCCCCGATGAGAGCTACGAGAATTTCACAAACTCACTTCCTATTAATGAATGTCGCTACGCTGTCTATGACTTTGACTTTACGACCGATGAAAATTGCCAAAAAAGCAAGATCTTCTTCATTGCATG GGCCCCTGATACGTCAAAAGTGAGAGCAAAAATGGTGTATGCAAGCTCTAAGGACAGGTTCAAGAGAGAATTGGATGGGATTCAAGTTGAGTTGCAAGCTACGGACCCAAGTGAGATGAGTCTCGATATTGTAAAAGGACGAGCAATTTAA